From a single Stigmatopora argus isolate UIUO_Sarg chromosome 4, RoL_Sarg_1.0, whole genome shotgun sequence genomic region:
- the cacng7b gene encoding voltage-dependent calcium channel gamma-7 subunit produces MSSCSSRALTILSTVFGACGLLLVGVAVSTDYWLIMVEGIILQHNQSMEVKMALHSGLWRVCFVAGAENGRCVASEYFTEPDIEITTENTANILKMVRTATPFPMVSLLFVFTAFVISNIGHIQPQRTILAFVSGIFFILSGLSLVVGLVLYISSINDEVMNRPREPEQFFNYHYGWSFAFAASSFLLKEGAGVLSVYLFMKRYAEEEMYRPHPALYRPRLSDSSDYSGQFLHPESSWPPPKRGRRTSEASSDISIQLNRPPPPPPKSGGAHQGNPNPPPSSGYPAHSLPRSHSPHPQGQALSMVAPPPAVPPPHYHTHMHGGASPC; encoded by the exons ATGAGTTCGTGCAGCAGCCGCGCGTTGACCATCCTGTCCACAGTGTTCGGGGCCTGCGGGCTGCTGCTGGTGGGGGTGGCCGTGTCCACCGACTACTGGCTCATCATGGTGGAGGGCATCATCCTGCAGCACAACCAGAGCATGGAGGTCAAGATGGCTCTGCATTCCGGACTGTGGAGGGTCTGCTTCGTGGCCG GGGCGGAAAACGGTAGATGTGTTGCATCCGAATACTTCACTGAACCAGACATTGAGATCACCACAGAAAACACCGCAAACATCCTCA AAATGGTACGCACAGCGACGCCCTTCCCAATGGTGTCGCTGCTCTTTGTCTTCACCGCCTTTGTGATCAGCAACATCGGGCACATCCAGCCTCAGCGGACCATCCTCGCCTTCGTCTCGGGGATCTTCTTTATCCTCTCAG GCCTGAGCCTAGTGGTGGGCCTCGTGCTGTACATCTCCAGCATCAACGACGAGGTGATGAATCGACCCAGAGAGCCCGAACAGTTCTTCAACTACCACTACGGGTGGTCTTTCGCGTTCGCCGCTTCCTCCTTCCTACTGAAAGAG ggcgCTGGGGTCTTGTCCGTCTACTTATTCATGAAGCGCTACGCAGAAGAGGAGATGTACCGCCCCCACCCGGCGCTCTACCGCCCCCGCCTGTCCGACAGCAGCGACTACAGCGGCCAATTCCTTCACCCCGAGTCGTCGTGGCCGCCGCCCAAGAGAGGCCGCCGGACGTCTGAGGCGTCCAGCGACATCTCCATTCAGCTCAACCGGCCGCCGCCTCCCCCGCCCAAGAGTGGGGGCGCCCACCAGGGCAACCCGAATCCCCCACCCTCCAGCGGGTACCCGGCACACAGCCTCCCCAGGTCGCACTCACCGCACCCTCAAGGCCAAGCCCTGTCTATGGTCGCGCCACCTCCGGCCGTACCCCCACCACACTACCACACGCACATGCATGGGGGCGCTTCCCCTTGTTAG